In Panacibacter ginsenosidivorans, the following proteins share a genomic window:
- a CDS encoding sugar phosphate isomerase/epimerase family protein, producing MNKDDISLAQWALVEEIQTGKWKTLDFPKIAREDFDLNGIEFVNTLFEVPTATYLNALKRNADDYGVAMVLIMVDDEGDGCASTKAERKQFEINHRKWIDIAHYLGCHAIRTNCRGNEIISKKDALRYAAESYNLLLQYAEEASIKVLIENHGGVSNDPDFMLALMKEVSHPLFGTYPDWREPADDFDNYAYLQKTVPFAKGMSYRNQPSEALTAKMIGLCKRSGYHGWYGIESDGRAAVQEGKRLLQKYLFNEV from the coding sequence ATGAACAAAGATGATATATCGCTTGCCCAATGGGCATTGGTAGAGGAAATACAAACGGGGAAATGGAAGACACTTGATTTCCCTAAAATAGCCAGGGAAGATTTTGATCTTAACGGCATTGAGTTTGTAAATACGTTGTTTGAAGTGCCCACGGCAACATACTTAAATGCATTAAAAAGAAATGCTGATGATTATGGTGTTGCCATGGTGCTGATTATGGTAGATGATGAAGGAGATGGATGTGCATCCACAAAAGCAGAACGAAAACAATTTGAGATCAATCATCGCAAATGGATAGATATAGCACATTATCTCGGTTGCCATGCTATACGCACCAATTGCAGAGGGAATGAAATTATTTCTAAAAAGGATGCATTGCGATATGCTGCAGAATCTTACAATTTATTATTGCAATATGCAGAAGAAGCAAGCATAAAAGTGCTTATAGAAAATCATGGCGGCGTGTCAAACGATCCCGATTTCATGCTGGCGTTAATGAAAGAAGTGAGTCATCCTTTGTTTGGTACGTATCCTGACTGGCGCGAACCAGCTGATGATTTTGATAATTATGCTTACCTGCAAAAAACTGTTCCTTTTGCAAAAGGAATGTCTTACCGCAACCAGCCTTCAGAAGCGCTTACTGCAAAAATGATCGGGCTTTGTAAACGAAGTGGTTATCACGGGTGGTATGGCATTGAATCGGATGGAAGAGCAGCAGTACAAGAAGGCAAACGTTTATTGCAAAAATATCTTTTTAATGAAGTGTAG
- a CDS encoding reductive dehalogenase domain-containing protein, translating into MKGSETSAPAFSWDDWYQSVGGRTISIAEVDNILYQIKEYQYPKFKGEVNPQQTFFQNAAAASEAIKQKAFALGADEVGVAEIEPSDIYKGREIKEKYAIVVGQKMLWRNFQQVPSHNSAVECLRIYFSLGEVVIQLADYIRSLGYACTVEHPIGDSDVLHIPLALKAGFGELGRHGSIIHPKMGPLFRLGSVITDMPLAIDHPIDAGIAAFCDNCKACRIYCPANAIPDERSVEAGKDHLGNYRYKVDTGKCFPYFAKHNYCSACLPVCVYHHKEWAKDFDGYKTKLFPVVDMQEAPQPTDPDVPKHWYPKIKRDAV; encoded by the coding sequence ATGAAAGGCTCTGAAACATCAGCACCCGCATTTAGCTGGGACGATTGGTATCAATCCGTTGGTGGCAGAACTATTAGTATTGCAGAAGTAGATAATATTCTTTACCAGATAAAAGAATATCAATATCCAAAATTCAAAGGAGAAGTTAACCCGCAACAAACTTTTTTCCAAAATGCTGCAGCTGCATCTGAAGCTATTAAACAAAAAGCGTTTGCATTAGGCGCAGATGAAGTGGGTGTCGCAGAAATAGAACCATCTGACATTTATAAAGGCAGGGAGATAAAAGAAAAATATGCGATCGTAGTAGGGCAAAAAATGCTTTGGCGCAATTTCCAGCAAGTGCCTTCTCATAATTCTGCCGTTGAATGTTTGCGTATATATTTTTCGCTGGGTGAAGTGGTGATACAGCTGGCAGATTATATACGCAGCCTTGGTTATGCATGTACGGTTGAGCACCCGATAGGAGACAGCGATGTGTTGCATATTCCACTGGCATTAAAAGCAGGCTTTGGCGAACTGGGCAGGCATGGTTCTATCATTCATCCAAAGATGGGTCCGTTATTTCGTTTGGGAAGTGTTATTACTGATATGCCACTTGCAATCGATCATCCTATTGATGCAGGCATTGCAGCGTTCTGCGACAATTGCAAAGCCTGCAGAATTTACTGTCCTGCCAATGCGATACCCGATGAGCGTTCTGTTGAAGCCGGCAAAGATCATCTTGGTAATTACCGTTATAAAGTTGATACAGGAAAATGCTTTCCTTATTTTGCCAAACACAACTATTGCTCTGCTTGTTTACCTGTTTGTGTCTATCATCATAAAGAATGGGCAAAAGATTTTGACGGATATAAAACCAAATTATTCCCTGTTGTTGATATGCAGGAAGCCCCGCAGCCTACGGATCCTGATGTACCCAAACATTGGTACCCGAAAATTAAAAGAGATGCGGTTTAA
- a CDS encoding methyltransferase family protein, translating into MLELYTYLAAGWLAFCLLHSIMATLWFKAIIKNLLGKYFKYYRLLYSLFFFIFLVLLLKYQFQLSELLLFPVNNTIKLLTTFTLIAGLIIMISASKKYFLQVTGMKILRKNEFKDEFIYSGMNSVIRHPLYAGTLLSAWSLVLFSADASSLIVCIIITLYVMIGIKFEEKKLLIKYGETYKKYVSKVPMLVPAVKLRTKSVH; encoded by the coding sequence ATGCTTGAATTATATACTTACCTGGCAGCAGGATGGCTGGCATTTTGTTTACTGCATAGCATAATGGCAACGCTGTGGTTTAAAGCCATTATAAAAAACTTGCTGGGAAAGTATTTTAAGTATTATCGATTATTGTACTCGTTGTTCTTTTTTATATTTTTAGTATTACTCCTAAAATACCAGTTTCAACTTTCCGAATTATTATTATTCCCTGTTAATAATACTATCAAACTCCTGACAACCTTTACACTTATTGCCGGATTAATAATTATGATCAGCGCTTCAAAAAAATATTTTTTGCAAGTAACGGGTATGAAGATTTTACGAAAGAATGAGTTTAAAGATGAGTTTATTTATAGCGGAATGAATTCAGTTATCCGGCATCCCTTATATGCAGGTACTTTATTATCAGCCTGGTCTTTAGTGCTATTTTCTGCTGATGCAAGCAGCCTGATAGTCTGCATTATCATTACGCTGTATGTAATGATCGGGATAAAATTTGAAGAGAAAAAACTGCTCATAAAATACGGTGAGACTTATAAAAAATATGTCTCAAAGGTTCCCATGTTAGTGCCTGCTGTTAAGCTAAGGACCAAATCAGTCCACTAA
- a CDS encoding Gfo/Idh/MocA family protein, protein MKKNSKNKISRGSFIKNAALATAGFYIVPRHVLGKGFTAPSDKLYIAAVGCGGEGENDIHHYATAPKKNAEIAFLCDVDDRMAAPRRKEFPKAGFYYDWREMFEKEHKNFDAVSVAIPDHNHAIVGLSAMQLHKHLYLQKPLTHDIYEARILTQAASKYKVITQMGDQGASCDGIRTMREWFEAGLIGDIQTVYNWTNRPVWPQGIPWPTKHPPVPKELKWDLWLGTAQYTEYFDNLVPFNWRGWWRFGTGALGDMACHIIGPAFKLLELGYPTEVTCSATTVYSGIFKEADFPESIPPSSKLCYKFKLKDGRDLKLYWMDGGIVPDRPDELDADVNMNEALADVPEENDFEGGSLFIGTKGKVSCGWGGSHPRLLPLSLNKDVNVPKKYPRVEGDMDGHWWQWIDACIAGYGNAEVDSPFEGYAGPLTETVLMGNLLLRSFNLRKTIKRKDPVYGEMEDYETPGRYVAYKWDGENMRITNFEAANQFVKREYRKGWGELKL, encoded by the coding sequence ATGAAAAAGAATTCAAAAAATAAAATCAGTCGCGGAAGCTTTATAAAAAATGCTGCACTTGCAACCGCAGGATTTTACATTGTGCCAAGACATGTGCTGGGCAAAGGTTTTACAGCCCCGAGTGACAAACTCTATATTGCTGCTGTTGGCTGTGGTGGCGAAGGCGAAAATGATATTCATCATTATGCAACCGCGCCAAAGAAGAATGCGGAGATAGCATTTCTATGCGATGTAGATGATCGCATGGCTGCGCCACGCCGCAAAGAATTTCCCAAAGCCGGCTTTTATTACGACTGGCGTGAGATGTTTGAAAAAGAACACAAAAATTTTGATGCAGTTTCTGTTGCTATACCAGATCACAACCATGCGATCGTTGGTTTAAGTGCGATGCAACTACATAAACATTTGTATTTGCAAAAACCACTAACGCATGATATTTATGAAGCACGTATTCTTACACAGGCTGCATCAAAATATAAAGTCATCACGCAAATGGGAGACCAGGGTGCATCATGTGATGGCATACGCACCATGCGTGAATGGTTTGAAGCAGGATTGATTGGTGATATACAAACCGTGTATAACTGGACGAACAGACCTGTATGGCCGCAAGGCATTCCATGGCCTACAAAACATCCGCCGGTTCCTAAAGAATTGAAATGGGATCTTTGGCTGGGCACGGCGCAATACACAGAATATTTTGATAACCTGGTTCCATTCAACTGGCGTGGCTGGTGGCGTTTTGGGACAGGTGCATTGGGCGATATGGCTTGTCATATTATCGGTCCCGCATTTAAATTATTGGAGCTTGGTTATCCAACAGAAGTTACCTGTAGTGCAACTACAGTTTACTCGGGTATTTTCAAAGAAGCAGATTTTCCGGAGAGTATTCCGCCATCGAGTAAGCTTTGTTACAAGTTCAAATTAAAAGATGGGCGTGATCTGAAATTATACTGGATGGATGGTGGTATTGTGCCTGATCGTCCTGATGAACTGGATGCAGATGTAAACATGAATGAAGCGTTAGCAGATGTGCCTGAAGAAAATGATTTTGAAGGTGGCAGTTTATTCATTGGCACAAAAGGAAAAGTTTCCTGTGGCTGGGGTGGAAGCCATCCAAGATTGTTGCCACTTTCTTTAAATAAAGATGTGAACGTTCCAAAAAAATATCCGCGTGTGGAAGGCGATATGGACGGGCATTGGTGGCAATGGATAGATGCATGCATTGCAGGTTATGGCAATGCAGAAGTAGATTCTCCTTTTGAGGGTTATGCTGGTCCGCTTACAGAGACAGTATTGATGGGCAATTTGTTATTGCGCAGTTTTAATCTTCGCAAGACCATCAAAAGAAAAGATCCTGTGTACGGAGAAATGGAAGATTATGAAACACCAGGGCGCTATGTTGCATATAAATGGGACGGCGAAAATATGCGCATCACCAATTTTGAAGCAGCCAATCAATTTGTAAAAAGAGAATACAGGAAAGGCTGGGGAGAATTGAAATTATAA
- a CDS encoding 3-keto-disaccharide hydrolase: MIKKIIPSIVFIISFSACSNIPNQQSNTLTAEEKREGWQLLFNGKDLTGWHSYLLSNPGKAWQVKDGAIELNKNDESVYEDFADLTSDAEFENFDLKLEFKTDTCANSGVMFYVHESPEYKNTWETGPEMQIDDVICGPDHLSKMNRMGTLYDLFAVDSEYVGAANTWYEYEIKADKGHLQMFQNGHKVIDTYMWNDHWKELIAAVKFKDMPGFGTFKKGHIAFQGTENGKIWFRNIRIKEL; the protein is encoded by the coding sequence ATGATTAAAAAAATTATTCCATCAATCGTTTTTATTATTTCTTTTTCAGCTTGTTCAAACATTCCTAATCAACAATCAAACACGTTAACTGCAGAAGAAAAAAGGGAAGGCTGGCAGCTACTGTTCAATGGGAAAGATTTAACAGGCTGGCACTCTTATTTATTAAGCAACCCAGGTAAAGCATGGCAGGTAAAAGACGGCGCTATTGAATTGAATAAAAATGATGAAAGTGTTTATGAAGATTTTGCAGACCTTACTTCAGATGCAGAGTTTGAGAACTTTGATCTTAAGTTAGAATTTAAAACAGACACCTGCGCCAACAGTGGTGTTATGTTTTATGTACATGAATCACCTGAATATAAAAATACCTGGGAAACCGGTCCTGAAATGCAGATAGATGATGTCATCTGCGGACCCGACCATCTTTCTAAAATGAACAGAATGGGAACGCTGTATGATTTGTTTGCAGTAGATTCAGAATATGTAGGTGCGGCCAACACCTGGTATGAATATGAAATAAAAGCTGATAAAGGCCATTTACAAATGTTTCAGAATGGTCATAAAGTAATTGACACTTACATGTGGAATGATCATTGGAAAGAATTGATAGCTGCGGTTAAATTCAAAGACATGCCTGGTTTCGGAACTTTTAAAAAAGGCCATATTGCATTTCAGGGAACAGAGAATGGTAAAATATGGTTTCGGAATATCAGGATCAAAGAGCTGTAA
- a CDS encoding alpha/beta hydrolase, translating into MKSNAIACLSLLSFFITTYTNAQTTSPVQHIFPKETVTYSNIPYADDTLTKHTLDVYLPAKAKNNLPLVVWIHGGAWMLNDKYADMSYMQNTVRGFIDSGYALASINYRYSTDAVFPAQIQDCNKALEFLYQHAAQYHIDNSRIAVIGFSAGGHLASLMALSNNNDVKDFYPPGLKTHFHIKALLDFYGPSDFIAIASNPDTSVNNARNPVSILLGAQPVNRPDLAKHASPVTYVDKNDPPALIVQGEKDESVPNTQSRLLSSWLTIAGVKNQLIIVPNAPHYGVMFDTENIRRNVFAFLATYLRQ; encoded by the coding sequence ATGAAATCAAATGCAATTGCGTGTTTGTCACTGCTATCCTTTTTTATTACCACATACACTAATGCACAAACAACTTCACCTGTGCAGCATATATTTCCCAAGGAAACTGTTACGTACAGTAATATTCCTTATGCTGATGATACGCTCACAAAGCATACGCTTGATGTGTATCTTCCGGCCAAAGCAAAAAATAATTTACCTCTTGTTGTATGGATTCATGGCGGTGCCTGGATGCTGAATGATAAGTATGCAGACATGAGTTATATGCAAAATACGGTGCGTGGTTTTATAGATAGTGGCTATGCTTTGGCGTCTATTAATTACAGGTACAGTACAGATGCTGTTTTCCCTGCACAAATACAGGATTGCAACAAGGCGCTTGAATTTCTTTACCAGCATGCTGCACAATATCATATTGACAATAGCCGCATCGCTGTAATTGGTTTTTCTGCAGGCGGGCATCTTGCATCGTTAATGGCGTTATCAAATAATAATGATGTAAAAGATTTTTATCCGCCGGGCCTAAAAACACATTTTCACATAAAAGCCTTACTTGACTTTTATGGGCCTTCCGATTTTATTGCTATAGCATCAAATCCTGATACCTCTGTAAACAATGCACGCAACCCTGTCTCCATATTATTAGGAGCCCAACCTGTAAACAGGCCTGATCTTGCAAAACATGCAAGCCCTGTAACCTATGTAGATAAGAATGATCCCCCGGCACTTATTGTGCAGGGCGAAAAAGATGAATCCGTGCCTAACACACAGTCAAGGTTATTAAGTTCATGGCTAACAATCGCAGGTGTAAAAAATCAATTGATCATTGTGCCTAATGCACCTCATTATGGTGTAATGTTCGATACAGAAAATATCAGAAGAAATGTGTTTGCCTTTTTAGCAACATACCTGCGTCAATAA
- a CDS encoding sulfite exporter TauE/SafE family protein, protein MYTTIELLSIGLFIGTFGTLIGAGGGFILVPFLLLTDRSLTPEIVTAISIAIVAANALSGSIAYARSGRIDYRAGLLFALFTLPGSILGVLLTAYIPKNAFRIFFGLLLLLLSAVLLIKKKEKPAKELSILPKGWKHHTITDKAGITFSYSYNQRRGILISILVGFLSPLLGIGGGIIHVPALIQWLSFPVYVATATSHFILSIMSVVSVIVHVIQGNYDDPAVLRMVIYLGVGAIVGAQLGAYISHKIKTNIIVRILAVCLGLVGLRLMIGNFL, encoded by the coding sequence ATGTATACTACAATTGAGTTGCTAAGCATTGGACTTTTTATTGGAACCTTTGGCACATTGATCGGTGCAGGCGGAGGCTTTATACTGGTACCTTTTTTATTACTCACAGACCGTTCTCTAACACCTGAAATTGTTACGGCTATTTCTATTGCTATTGTGGCTGCAAATGCTCTTTCAGGAAGCATAGCTTATGCAAGATCTGGGCGAATAGATTACAGGGCAGGGTTGTTATTTGCATTGTTTACGCTACCAGGATCTATTTTAGGTGTATTGCTTACAGCCTATATACCTAAAAATGCATTTAGAATTTTTTTTGGTTTATTACTGTTACTGCTTTCAGCGGTATTACTTATTAAAAAGAAAGAGAAGCCGGCAAAAGAGTTGAGTATCCTGCCCAAAGGGTGGAAGCATCATACAATAACTGATAAAGCGGGTATTACATTTTCTTACAGTTATAACCAGCGTAGAGGCATTTTGATAAGCATTCTTGTTGGATTTCTTTCTCCGTTGTTGGGTATTGGCGGAGGTATTATACATGTTCCTGCATTGATACAATGGCTTTCTTTTCCGGTGTATGTTGCCACGGCCACTTCGCATTTTATTCTATCCATCATGTCTGTGGTAAGTGTTATAGTGCATGTGATACAAGGCAACTATGACGATCCTGCTGTATTACGTATGGTTATTTATCTGGGAGTGGGTGCAATAGTGGGCGCACAACTTGGTGCTTATATTTCACACAAGATAAAAACAAATATTATTGTAAGAATATTAGCGGTTTGTCTTGGGTTGGTAGGCCTGCGTTTAATGATTGGTAATTTTCTATAA